CTCATCGGTTCATGCATCCATTATCCATCTAATAGGGAGACcgtgcattcatttattcattcattcacttacccaTTGAACGTAGAGACATTCAGTGTGGAGattactttgttcatttattcatccacttATCTATTCAATATATTCATTTGCTCAATTagtcattcatccattcagtgtagaaattcattcattaatgTACTGCATTCGTTTTCTATgactgcataacaaattaccacaaatttggcCGCTGGAAACAAAACacttattatctcatagtttccaTGAATCAGGAAAGTCTGGGCAAAGTCTTACTGGATCCTCTATTCAGGGTATCATCAGGCTACAATCACGGTGTCAGCTGGGTCCTATCTCAGGCCCGGGGCCTCTAACAAGCTCATGTgtttgttggcagaattcatgtTCTTGCCGTCCTAAAACTTGCCTCTTCCAGACCAGCAAGAGAAACTCTCAGACTTCTAGACCTCCTTTCAAAgggctcacctgattaggtcagacCTACGCAGGAAATGTCAACAGATTAAGGATAAATTACATTGCAAAACTCCATTACCATTTGTATACAAGGTAGTATAATCATGAGAGTTGTGtcccatcacttttgccatattctgtgGGTTAGAAGCAAATTACTGGTCTCACCCACACACCAGAGGAGGGTGTTACACAGGGGAATGGGTCTCGGGGAGGAGGTCATCTTAAAATGTGATTAGGCGTTGGAAATAACGACAAAATTCAAACGTATGTTCAGATTGGCTGTAGAACTTCCCAGCAGCTCCCCACCCCTGGGTGTCCTCCCCTCAGGATCTGCCCTGATCCCAGCCCCTTCCGCTCCACAGGTTTGTGACTCGGACACGAGGCTGGACCCCATGGCACTCCTGGAGCTGGTGCGGGTGCTGGACGAGGACCCCCGGGTGGGGGCTGTTGGGGGGGACGTGCGGATCCTTAACCCCCTGGACTCCTGGGTCAGCTTCTTAAGCAGCCTGCGGTACTGGGTGGCCTTCAATGTGGAACGGGCTTGTCAGAGCTACTTCCACTGTGTGTCCTGCATCAGTGGTCCCCTAGGTGAGCAGAGGTAGGGCTTGGGAGGGCCATgggtggggtggcgggggagaaggggagccagAACGGGTTGAGGATGTGATTGAGACTGGGGACAGAGATGGGGCTGCAGCAGGAATTGGGATTAGGGATAAGACTGGAAGGTGGGATGGTGTCTGGTGGGATTGGAGAAAGGGTGTGGATGGGGGATAGGTGCTGGGTGGCTTGGGGAAGGGGATGGGATGCGGTTGGAGTCAAGGACAGGGTTGGGGCCAAGTCTGGGGTTGGTGATGGGTTTTTGGATGGGGATGGGTAGGGGAGAGGACTGAGAATGGATACGGGGTTGGGGATGGAGTTGAGGTGGCTTCGCCATCAAAAATGGATGTAGGTGTGGGCCAGGGGCAGGACTGGGGCAAGTTTGGGCATAGGATTGCAATGTGGGTTTGGGGGTAGAGGGTTAAGGAAGGATCGGTGTTGAGAACGGGATCAGGGCTGGAGGTAGGGCTGAGGACAGGACTGAGGTGGTTGAGGATGGGCTGGAATCGGAGGCGAGCTGGGTTGGAGATAGGATTGGGGACAGTATTGGCAACAGTAGAGGCTGATGCTCTTCCTGTACTCCCCACCCAGGCCTGTACAGGAACCACCTCCTGCAGCAGTTCCTTGAGGCCTGGTACAACCAGAAGTTCCTGGGCACCCACTGCACTTTTGGGGATGACCGGCACCTCACCAACCGCATGCTCAGCATGGGTTATGCCACCAAGTAAGCTGAGGGCttgggtggggtgtgtgtgtgtgtgtgtgtgtgtgtgtgtgtgtgtgtgctggggattACCCAAACCCAAAATACCTTGCCGCACAGTGGGCTCTACCAAGTGAGACATTAGGGGAGAGTGGAAGACACCAGAAGGGACAGGGGTGGCAATCCCATTGATCACGTGACCCAGTGGACTCTACCAAGTGAGGCAAGGTGAGGGCGGGGGATTCCACCTAGGAGACACAACACGAGATCGGGGCAAGGTGGCTCTACCATGGGCGGCACACATTCCTCCCAGTGAcgtgggaagggaaagagataaaCAGTGGGATCTAGTGAGCGAGTGAGTGAGAAGAATCACATGCTTCAAGAAGAGTTGTAATTCCATGAAACTAGGGGAGTACATCTTCCAGCAGATCAAGTTCGGGTGGGGTCGGGGGGAAGAATTCTACAAAGCTAGACCCCATGAAAGGGCCAGAGAGCACCTGGGGTATATCAAGAGAACCCATGCATTCATTCACCCAGCAAGTATTTATTacaatgtttttgctttttttaagtttatttattaaagtaatctctatgtccaTTGTGGGGCTCGGCCCAGTGATCAAGAGCCATACTCTcccgctgagccagccaggcgcccctcattacaGTGTTCGAAGCTCTAAGAATGCAGCAGAGACACCCGGGGACACAGTAAACACGTGGATGATGGCACATGCCGTGTGGTTGGATAGTCCGGGAAAAGGGGGCATAGGGTGTTTGGGAGCAGGGAATGAAATGTTAACTAGGATgccccaggaagggcagaggcagaggctggaagcGGTGCCGCTGGAGCCCTAGCAAGGGGGAGCGCATCAGGGCAGGACGGAATGGTCACGGGGGCGGGCCTACTACGAAAGGCTTGTAGGCCACGCGAGAACTTTGAAGTCGGGGAGGGTTCCGGGCTTGTGGTAACaggatccctctggctgctgtttCGAGTACAGACTGCAGGAggcaagggcagggcagggaggctgcACAGGGGAAGGGGACCGGACACTGTCCAGTAATAACCCGCGAGGATAGAGTAGTTGGACGCCTCCTAACCAACCGACTGCTAGCGGCCACCTGCTGACGTTCCCTAAGAGGGATTCTAGCCTTGCGTGGGCTTAGCTGGAAACTGGGTGGGGACCGATCAGGATGTCTGCTGCGGCCACGGGAAGGGGGCTTGATGGGTCCCTTGAGCTCTAACCCGTTGGGCGGCTGCCTTCGGCGGGAACATCGCCTGGCTTGTGCCTCACCGTGAGGCCTGCCAATACTAGTGAGTGCTAGAGTATTCGTAATAGATTAGTGATAGCATTAGTAATAGGTCAGTAACTGTAATGCTGTTAGTAACGACAGTAGTGGCATTAGTCACCGTGAAAACAGTAGTAgctgctaatatttattgagtaaccGGGCTGGTAATCCTGATTCAGCGCTCACGGCAGCCCTGTTAGGTGGGAATCCTCGTGGATCGCATCTTGCCTACGAGAACCGGAGGCCCGGGGAGGTCAAGAAAGCTTACAGCCCAGTGGCCGCGCCGCAGTGGCCTCTTCTGGCCCCGAGCTCTGTCCCGGCCACGGGGAGGGCCGTGCTGACGCCCCGCCTCGTCCCTCCCGTGCAGGTATACATCCCGGTCCCGCTGCTACTCCGAGACACCCTCTTCCTTCCTGCGCTGGCTGAGCCAGCAGACGCGCTGGTCCAAGTCGTACTTCCGCGAGTGGCTGTACAACGCGCTCTGGTGGCACCGGCACCACGCCTGGATGACGTACGAGGCGGTGGTGTCGGGCCTCTTCCCCTTCTTCGTGGCGGCCACCGTGCTGCGGCTCTTCTACGCCGGCCGCCCGTGGGCGCTGCTCTGGGTGCTGCTGTGCGTGCAGGGCGTGGCGCTGGCCAAGGCGGCCTTCGCGGCCTGGCTGCGCGGCTGCCCGCGCATGGTGCTGCTCTCGCTCTACGCCCCGCTCTACATGTGCGGCCTCCTGCCCGCCAAGTTCCTGGCGCTGGCCACCATGAACCAGAGCGGCTGGGGCACCTCCGGCCGCCGGAAGCTGGCCGCCAACTACGTGCCCCTGCTGCCGCTGGCGCTCTGGGCGTTGCTGCTGCTGGGGGGCCTGGTCCGCAGCGTGGTGCAGGAGGCCAGGGCCGACTGGGGCGGCCCCTCGCGGGCCGCCGAGGCCCGGCACCTGGCCGCAGGGGCCGGCGCCTACGTGGGGTACTGGGTGGTGATGCTGACGCTCTACTGGGTGGGCGTGCGGAGGCTCTgccggcggcgggcgggcggctaCCGCGTGCAGGTGTGAGTCCCGGCGTGCGGGGACCCCAGGGGCCACGGACTTGCCGGCCTCGGGTTCTGTGGGCCTCGCTTGCCCTCCTCCGTGAAGCGAGGGGGTCGACCCGAGACTCTTCAGCCTGGACTATTTGGGGGCTGGGACTCGGGGTCTTTGGGCAGGGGTATTTATTGATCAGGGTGTGGATTTttaggggcagggggagacaggggTCCCCGTATGCTGTCCTGGGGTCTGCTTTCTCCCTGTTCGTATTTAATATCCATTTGTACTGTGTGATTAGGACgtaataaagaattttatttattttcttctgagtctctcccccttttttttttgagaatggaGGAGCTGTGTGGTTGAAGGTTGGAGACTCATGGGtctgtaatgtttctttttgagagacagagcatgagcgggggacgggcaggaagagggagccacggaatccgaagcaggctccgggctctgagctgtcagcacagagcctgatgtggggctccaactcatgaacggtgagatcatgacctgagctgaagtccgatgcttaaccaactgagccacccaggcgccccaagctggttgttgtttttgtttgtttgttttatttatggagggtgagagagggagagagagaatcccaggcaggctctgcactgtcagcacaatgtctgatgtggggctcaaacccaggaaccgtgagattgagacccaagctgaaaccaaacGTTGGCtgttcgactgagccacccaggtggcccagctgctttttgtttgtttgtttatacatttatttgcgggggggaggggtaggtgcagagagagggcgggggagagggcgaatctccagcaggctctgcaccatcagtgcggagcccgatgtggggctcggactcagaaactgaactgtgaaatcatgacctgagcagaagtcagctgcttaactgaatgaggcacccaggcgccgcacccccgccccccccccagctgttTGAACCTAGACAGGATACCCTCCTTCTTCGGAGTCTCGGTTCTCTGGGAAACGGGGATACTAATCCCATGGGTCAGAGGTGTGAGGGTGAAATTTCTCAACTCCTCACTCACAGACACTTATGGAGTACCTACTACATGGGGACACTGTCAGGCACTGTGGGTGGTGTCTTCTAGTCCATCCGCTCCGCTCCTAAGAAGGGGAACTGGTACCGTCTCTCCTCAAACCCCTAGCATCTCACCCTTGGCTTGCTTCCCAATCACTGAGAAAACAGAGTTGGACGAGAAGACTTCCAGTTCCCACCCACGTCTTCCCACTGCCTCTGTGCCCACACAGGCCACCTTCCCCCACTACTGCAGGTGAACCCTCTGTGTTCCGATGCCAACCCCTTCAGGCACTAGACCTCACGCCGTCTGGTCTGTCTACTCAAAGATCTCCCACGCGCTCACCGTCATTATTCTTCCCTTCCCACAGGGTCCTTCCCACCAGCATCCAAATGTGCCATCACTCGAATTTTTAACACTCCCTTCCTATTCCTATTTCCTCCTGAGCTACTCATTGTTAAAAACGTAATCTCAGGGgtgccgacctcggctcaggtcatgatctcgtggtttgtgggttcgagccccccgtcgggctctgtgttgacagctcggaacttgaaacctgcttcggattctgtgtctccctctctctgaccctcccccactcacgctctgtctctcaaaaataaagtaaaatgtttttaaaaatttttaaaaaataaaaataaaaaagtaatctcCTAGGCACCcctaggcgcctgggtggctcagtcggttaagcgaccgactttggatcaggtcatgatctcgcggtttgtaggctcgagccccacatcaggctctgtgctggcagtgcagagcctgcctgggattctctctccctcgatctctgcccctcccccactcgtgctttctctctctcaaaatcagtaaacaaacttaaaaagatttttttaaaagtaatctctacccccagtgggtcttgaactcacaaccctgagatcaagatttgcaGGCACCCCAAACTGTCTCGTTTCTAACAACAAAACTCCTTGAGGGCTGTTTATATTTATCTCCAGTTTCCACAAAGTTCAGCCGtgtaagtgtataattcaatagACATGTGCAGCCATTACTGTCCTCtgatttttgaacattttcatcacccccaaaaaggAACCCCATACCCACTGGGAGTCACTTGCATTCCTCACGCACTCATTCTGGGTCCACCTCCACACCCCAGGCAACCATAATCTACTGTCTCTACAGATTCGCCTCTCCTGGATATTTCACACAAATGGGATCACGCGATATGGATCTTTTGCGACAGACTTCTTTtgaggttcatccgtgttgttgcatGTATCGGTGGCTCTTTCCTTTTCAGGgccaaataacattccactgtagGGATGTATCGCATTTGGCTGATGCATTTATCAGTTGATCgacatttgggatgtttccatttttgggctattgtgaataacgctatgaacattcacattcAAGCTGTTGTGTACACACAGGTTAAATTCTCTCGGGTGGAATTCTCTAGGAGTGGAGTTGCTGAGTCACAGGGCAATCCTACGTGTAATTTATTGCCAGGTggtttccacagtgactgtaccattttatattcccaccagcaaagtatgagggttctgatttccctgcatcctcaccaacatttgttatcacCTGGCTTTTTGATTATAGCTTCCCAgggggtgtgaagtggtatctcactgtggttttgatttgcatttccctgatgactaatgttGCCTCCCACTGACTTTTAAACCCATGCCAATCACATggttcccccacctcccaccccattgCTCTATAGAGATTGCTCAGGGTAAGTTCATCAGTGTTGTCCATGTGGCTAAAACCAACGGCCAATTCTCAGGCCTCCTATCTCATGATGTGACAGCATGTGACCCAGGTGGTCACTCTCcttgaaatgctttctttgccCGGCTTTCAGAATGCCATAGCTGCCTTGTTTTCCCTCTCCCGTTTTCCTTCTCGGCTCCACGTAATGTTTCAGACCGCTTCACCTTGGAGAAGCCTCCTCCTACCCACTTCTCTTCTCCTACACTCGTTTCCTCTGTGTATCCAGCGATAATGGCTCTGAATGCCTCGTTCATGCTCCCTGCCTGGAGAAGGGACTCTGGAACTTGTATGTTCAGATCAGACCTCACCCCTACATTCGAGACTTGTATCCCCAACCGCCTCCAGGACATTTCCACTTGGGATACCTCAAAACCAGACCCAGCTCCTCAtctgtcttccccttcctcccccttaaTCCCTAGGAAACCTGACCCTCCAGCAGCACCGATATCCAGAAACAGAACCCCTGCCTTAGAGCTGCTCATGCCGTGTGCGTTGTGCACAACAGTAACCCCTACCACACAGGactatttgatttcttttcattcactcattctttgaCAAAGTCAATCAGTCACAGACCCACTTGCCAAGTATGAATTGAATTCCACACTTTGCCAGGTTTGCAAATACAGAAATGCCTTAAGAGGCAGTGCCTGACTTCCAGGCGCTCCTAGTCAAGTAAACAAAGAGTGTGATCCAGACTATACCCAGGATGCCCAGACACGTCCCTCTGTGACTACTGTTTTCAAAGATGAGGGACAATTTAAATTATCAAAGCTACAAAAGATTATAAATTTAGCTCCTCAGTTGCACTGGCCACATTTGAGCTGTTTCGTGGCCACAGGTGGCTGGCAGCCACCATGATGGACAGTGCACATCTAGAACATTCCCATCATGGCAGAGGGTTCTACTGGACATTGGTGCTGCCCTGACCATTGACACCtgccccttctcctttcttcccctcacACCCAACATTCCGACCCACAAGCAAGCCCCACTGCTCCACCTTTAGGGCAGATGGAGAACGACTGCTCTCACTGTCAGCACTTTGTCCCTGATGCCGGATCTCTTTCCTGGATCAAAGCTGTCCAGGTTATCACAGCACCAAACAGTGGTTTCTGCTTCTACCCTTCCCGCTACGGTGTAGTATCGACACAGGAGCCatgcaaatcaaatcaaatcatgaCCTTCCTTGCCTCAAAAACTGCCCATAACGTTCATCTCAGAGGAAAACGCAGACCTTCCAGTGGCCAAGGTCCTGCCTGACCTGGTCCCCTCAcatcctctctgacctcactgcGTAGCCATTTCCTAAAGTCCTGCTCCAGACGCCCTGCCATCTGGCCACGTCCCCGAAGCTGGGCACACTCAGGTTGTTTCTGACTTGATCCATGCctcatttttgcttcattttgcttATCGTCTGACCATACGTGAGGACATAAACTCCATGAGGGTGCAGACTTTTGTCTGTCCTGATTTCTTCATTGCTGTCTTGACAGTCTCTTAAAAATGCCCGGCACATAGGAAGTACTAAGTATTCTCTAAACGAATGAGTAAAGGGGAATATATCAGTGAATAAGAACGAGTAGATGCCTAAAAGGAGCTTATCTTTCACATGCGAGGACACAAAcccaaataaaaaacacaagctGACATTAAGTCCCAATGAGTGCTTATGCACAAGCTAAAACAGGGGGATGTCCATGGAGGGGGAGCGTAGTCAGAGAAGATGGCATTTGGGCTGGGACGTGTGCACTGAGAGAGAGGTAGCTTCATGCGGTTCACAGTAAAGTCATTTCAAGTAGgaaaaacagcatgtgcaaaggcctgaACATGGGACCAAGCTTTGTATGTTCAAGGACCAAAAAATGGCCAATGGGGATAGAGAGTAAAGAGGGGGGACAAGAAAAGAGAGTCAGGCAAatacagtgccaggcacacagagcTGTCGTGGGGATTCAATAGGTTAATACATGTAAAGGCTTTTCAGAGGAAACCCTAACTGGGTTAACTAGCCATGTAACAAGGTCCTGGAGAGAGTGACAAGAATCATGACAAACGCAAGGAATAAGCAAAGGCCAAACGAACTGCAGGGTAGAAAGATCAAGGGGAAGAGTGGGACAAGGCTTGCCTGATCATCAAGGGCCAGAACCTGGGGTATCTCGGAGGCCTTGACAAGGAACTGGATTCTGTCCCAATGGCaatagggagccactgaaggcttTTGAGCCGGAGTAACCTGATCTgacacacttatttttttaactttatttattttgagagagagcatgaacaggggaaaggagcagagagggagagagaatcccaagcaggccccatgctgtcagcacagggcctgatgtagggctcgatcccatgaactgtgagatcatgacctgagccgaaatccagcgctggacccttaacggactgagccacccaggcgcctctgatctgacatacattaaaatattactcTGGCTGCTATGTGGAAGACGGACTGCAGCGGGGCAAGGCCGAGTCGAGGCAGGGGGGCGAGTGGGGATGCTGCTGCAGtgatccaggcaagagatgatggtgactGGGACCACAGAGAGAGGGCAGCTGCACGAGATGTCTAGGAGTTAAAAAGGCTCTGGCATGAAAACCGGAGAGGAGGAGGAATTAAACTTAGGTTTCTGGGGGAGCAGCTGGGTGGACGGGGGCGCCTTTAGCAGGAAAGCCTCAGGGAGGCACGGGCTTTCAAGGAGACATCAAGGACTCTATTTGAGGGTGTCTTCTGCAGGCTGCAATGTCAGAGAGACTGCCAGAAATCCCGGGAGGGGTCTGGGCTTGCACCTAAAGCCCTCAGCACAGGCCCTTGCACTGCGACAACTGTACATACTCCCGCCATTAGGAGCCTATCCGCCTGAACGTATCTGGGGTCCGCTGCCTCTCCTGCTACCTGCGACAGTACTGATCAGCTTCAAAGATGGAAAGAATCTAGAGAGCGGAAAGACATTCTTTATTTTAGGGATGAAAACAGGACAAAGAAGTAAGAAACAGATACCTTTGTTAGTTGCCCTTGAAGTACCATCGAAAGAATACCCTGGGGAAACAAGGAGGCATTTTGTGTTGGGGGGCAGGGTTGGGGATGAGTTCCTGGGGTCCTGGAAGCCTGAGTCCCAAAGGTGGATAAGGCCTGAACTCTTggatctgagggaggagggggccgtGGACCTGGACTTacgggtctgagggaggaggggctggaagcCTAgattcctgggtctgagggagaaggggctggaggTCTGGACTcccgggtctgagggaggaggtggatggtggcctggactcctgggtacGAGGGTGCCGGACACTCAGGTCTGAGGAAGGGGAGCGGATGCTGGCACTCCAGGGTCCCAGGGACTCACCACACCATAAGGGTCGCACTGGCTGACGCTACGGCTGCGAGGGCCGCGAGCAGGCACTGGTTGCCCGGCGTCAGAGCCTCGGGCCTGGCCAGCAGCTCGCCCAGGCTTGGCCTCCATGGTTCCAACGTCTCCGTCTCCTTCGGCGCCCAGCGCAGCACTTCCCGAAAGGAGACCTGGAGCTCGAGCTCCCCACGCGGGGGCGCACTGGTCACTGCGGGGGCGAGCGCGTCAGTCGGGCGCGCTCCCGGCGCCCCGCGCAGCCCCGCCCCCTCGCGCAGCCCCGCCCCCTCGCGCAGCCCCGCGCGCACCGTTAAGAAAAAAGTAGAGCCGCGCCACTGGGCGCTGGTCGTGCAGGATGGAGCAAGAGAAAGTCCCGCTGTGCGTGGGCTGCACCGGCCGGATCCGCGCCAGGTATCCTTGAGCCCGCGGGATGTCTCGGAAGTAGGACTGGTCCTGCGTCCGGAGCTAAGGGACGCTCGGGCTGAAGCGGTGGGAGGAGCGGAGCCCTGCCCTAACTTGGGTCAGGTTCCCCCTGCAAGCGTCTCGCCAAACCAGAACGTTCGAGTCCCGACCCGAACTAGACCACGCCTTCTCGAGCCTTGGCCCCACCCCTCATCCCTTATTAgcggctcccccccccccccccccccgcctctacGCATAACCCCGCCTCCTGGGCGCCGTACTCACTCTCCGGCCCTAAATCCTTCCTTACACGTAAGCCACCCTCCTGAACCTTGACTCCACTTCTAAATCCTGGGACCGTCCCCTTGCACGAAACGTGAATCTAGACTCAGCTCCCTCGAGTCCCACCCCCGagtcctgacccccccccccacccatcctcTAGAGAAGCATAACCCGCCTCCTAAACCCTTCGCGTTGGCCCCGCTCCGACTCACACCTCCTCCTGCGAACTTCCAGGAATAGGTGATTTCTTCCTTAGGCAGTTGGAAGTTCACAGTGCAGGAGAACTTAGCCTGCTGACCCCGAGTCACCGTCAAGTCCTGAACTGAAGACATGTCCGCGTCACCACCCGGGCCCGCCCCCGTGCGGCCGCTTCCCTTCCCGGCTCAGCTCTAGTTTCTCCAGTTCGTACCGTTTCTTCTCCTTCCAGGCCCCGCCTCTCACCTGGGCAGTCCAGCGGGAAGTTGCAGGCCTTGGAGTAGCACCCGTAGCAGAGGAAACGCCGGGCGACATCCTGGAACCCTGTGGGACCGAAGCGTGCACCTGGGCTCCGTCTGCGTTCCCCAGCCAGGGTCCCTTTGGCCAACTTAAGGTCTGTTAAGCCTCCGGGCTCTATCGGCCAGACAGGCCCTGGGCGCCGCCTTCCCTGCGCTCACTGGCTGACTCGCCACACTCTCCGGCCTCTAGGACTCCTATTGGCTTGTTTTTGCTGTCAGGCCCGCCTTATATGAGGTTTGTGAGCAATACctggttttattccttttctccagGGCTCTTATTGGCCTCCTTCGGACCCGACGCCCACCCAGGTTTCGATCCCgaccacctccctgccccctcaaTTCTGAGCTTTGAATGAGGTGCTTACCGCAGGGAGGGACGCAGGCCTGggctgtggagagagaggagacataacTACCTTGGAGGGCCTGGAAGTGCCCATCTGGAGCTCCCATAGGGGATGTTACTGGGCCCGATGCCTTTCTCCTACGGGGCGGGGCCAGGCCTGCCGCGGCCCACCTAGGGGGCGGAGCCAGGCCTGCCGCGGGCGATCCAGGGGCGAGGCCTGATCTGCCACCGCCCACctagggggcggggccaggcctgCAGCATTCCAGTGACATCAGGCCCAGGCATGCTGTTTCTAAGGGCGCTAGGCGGACCCCAGTGTGTTCCACTGAGGGAGCCGGGCTAGACCCCGGCTAGACCCCGGGCGATTGTTTTAGGGACAGGGCCTAACTAGCGGGCTCAGAGTAGAGGTGTTGGCTAGGCTAGAATTCCCCCACTGAGGGGGTCCACTTGGAAAGGAAATGTCAGAGTGCGCCGACAGATCCAGGGAGAGGCCCAGGCCAATCTGGGACGGAACCATCCCAAGAAAGGGTCCTAGCTGGAGAGGAAACCTTCCACCGAAGCGGGGACCACATCCAGAGTGGTCCTGGCAGGGGGAGAGGCTGTGTCAGGAGTGACCCACCGAGGGCAGCGGCTCAGAGGGACTGGGCAGAAGGGAAAGGATGGCTGGCTCAGGAATTTTCTAATCGTGTGTGTCGCGCCTAAGGGAAGGAACTGGAGCCTCTTTTACCTCCTTTAAGCTTCATAATGACCTTCCGCATTTTCTCGGCAGCATCAGGGAAAGCAACGTTAAAGGAGCCTGGGGAATGGAGGGGGGGCCTTGTAGTAAAGACCCTTcccttcctcagcccctccccgtCCCTATGTGTCTAGTATATACTGCACCCCCTcttctcacctcctcccaccctgTCTACCTGGAAGCCTGACGGATCCCCAGATGTCCTTCCATCT
The sequence above is a segment of the Leopardus geoffroyi isolate Oge1 chromosome E2, O.geoffroyi_Oge1_pat1.0, whole genome shotgun sequence genome. Coding sequences within it:
- the SPACA6 gene encoding sperm acrosome membrane-associated protein 6 isoform X6, which gives rise to MALLAQDSAVPCALVALTVFRAPAWACLICFTSYKERTRICQIFAGKQGPELDKCQEAFSSAFADLADIEINYDERSHLHDAFTQMTHSLQEVAAAQGSFNVAFPDAAEKMRKVIMKLKGGFQDVARRFLCYGCYSKACNFPLDCPVQDLTVTRGQQAKFSCTVNFQLPKEEITYSWKFAGGGLRTQDQSYFRDIPRAQGYLARIRPVQPTHSGTFSCSILHDQRPVARLYFFLNVTSAPPRGELELQVSFREVLRWAPKETETLEPWRPSLGELLARPEALTPGNQCLLAALAAVASASATLMVWVFFRWYFKGN